One segment of Bradyrhizobium sp. CB2312 DNA contains the following:
- a CDS encoding SMP-30/gluconolactonase/LRE family protein — protein MNFTRRNLMAGAAAAAASTLLARAAGAQAFAFTPNQRYPDPAVQVLDPSFGKYRLYSSTVEQVATGMRWAEGPAYFPEGGYLLFSDIPNNRIMKFDEKTGQTSVFRANANYANGNARDRQGRLVTCEHSVTRRITRTEKDGKITVLADKFEGKRLNAPNDIVVKSDDSIWFTDPLFGINGEWEGKKEKAEQATTNVYRIAKDGKLSAVLTDLVNPNGLAFSPDEKKLYIVEWKGTPNRSIWSYNVGDDGSLSGKTKLIDAADQGSLDGFRVDRDGNLWCGWGSNGALQPEPTDIGGRKVFQLKGKPEDLDGVMVFNPDGKPLAFIKLPERCANLCFGGPKNNRLYMASSHSVYALYVEAHGAV, from the coding sequence ATGAACTTCACGCGACGTAACCTCATGGCCGGCGCTGCCGCGGCGGCAGCTTCGACACTTCTCGCCCGCGCCGCCGGTGCCCAGGCGTTCGCGTTCACGCCGAACCAACGCTATCCCGATCCCGCCGTCCAGGTCCTCGATCCGAGCTTTGGCAAATACCGGCTCTATTCCTCGACGGTCGAGCAGGTCGCGACCGGCATGCGCTGGGCCGAAGGGCCCGCCTATTTCCCCGAGGGCGGTTATCTCCTGTTCTCCGACATTCCCAACAACCGGATCATGAAGTTCGACGAGAAGACCGGGCAGACCAGCGTGTTCCGGGCCAATGCCAATTACGCCAACGGCAATGCGCGCGACCGCCAGGGCCGCCTCGTCACCTGCGAGCACTCCGTCACCCGCCGCATCACCCGCACCGAGAAGGACGGCAAGATCACCGTGCTCGCCGACAAGTTCGAGGGCAAGCGGCTGAACGCGCCGAACGACATCGTGGTGAAGTCGGACGACAGCATCTGGTTCACCGATCCCCTGTTCGGCATCAACGGCGAGTGGGAAGGCAAGAAGGAGAAGGCCGAGCAGGCCACCACCAACGTCTACCGCATCGCCAAGGACGGCAAGCTCAGCGCCGTCCTCACCGACCTCGTCAATCCGAACGGCCTTGCCTTCTCGCCGGACGAGAAGAAGCTCTACATCGTCGAATGGAAGGGCACGCCCAACCGCAGCATCTGGAGCTACAATGTCGGCGACGACGGCTCGCTCAGCGGCAAGACCAAGCTGATCGATGCCGCCGACCAGGGCTCGCTCGACGGTTTTCGAGTCGACCGCGACGGCAATCTCTGGTGCGGCTGGGGCTCCAACGGCGCGCTGCAACCCGAGCCAACCGACATCGGCGGCCGCAAGGTGTTTCAGCTCAAGGGCAAGCCGGAGGATCTCGACGGCGTGATGGTGTTCAATCCGGACGGCAAGCCGCTCGCCTTCATCAAGCTGCCCGAGCGTTGCGCCAATCTCTGCTTCGGCGGGCCGAAGAACAACCGGCTCTACATGGCGAGCAGCCATTCGGTTTATGCGCTGTATGTCGAGGCGCACGGGGCGGTGTGA
- a CDS encoding S9 family peptidase — MTHAKTPSQPPVAPRRPHSFTRHGITVTDDYAWLKDANWQEVLREPGVIDPDIRKYLDEENVYTESLLGHTSSLQKTLVREMRGRIKEDDSSVPSPDGPFAYFRRFREGGQHELFGRMPRNGGNEHIVLDGDALAKDHKYFKFGGSRHSYDHKLQAWSADTKGSEYFSIRVRDWATGKDLGDLVEETDGGVVWAADCKSFFYVKLDDNHRPMQVWRHRLGTKQADDTLVYEEQDSGWFTHLHESTSGRFCVIAGGDHETSEQRLIDLANPESPPRLVAAREEGVQYSLADRGDELFILTNADDAIDFKIVTAPLASPERKNWRDLIPYRPGIYIIDLDLYAGHLVRLERANALPSIVIRDLAGGDEHAIAFDEAAYSLDTMGSYEFETTNLRFSYSSMTTPSEVYDYDMVKRTRALRKRQEIPSGHNAADYVTTRIMAKAHDGAEVPVSILYRHGLKLDGTAPLLLYGYGSYGMAMPASFSANRLSLVDRGFVYAIAHIRGGADKGWGWYLDGKREKKTNSFDDFAASARALIAAKYTSAKRIVGHGGSAGGMLMGAVANRAGELFAGIVAEVPFVDVLNTMLDDTLPLTPPEWPEWGNPIESEKDFRTILSYSPYDNVAAKEYPAILAMGGLTDPRVTYWEPAKWIARLRATMSGGGPVLLRTNMGAGHGGASGRFDRLDEVAIVYAFALWAAGMAEA, encoded by the coding sequence GTGACCCACGCCAAGACCCCTTCCCAGCCCCCCGTCGCCCCGCGCCGGCCGCATTCCTTCACGCGGCACGGCATCACCGTGACCGACGACTATGCCTGGCTGAAGGATGCGAACTGGCAGGAGGTGCTGCGCGAGCCCGGGGTGATCGACCCTGATATCCGCAAATATCTGGATGAAGAGAACGTCTACACCGAGAGCCTGCTCGGCCACACCTCGTCCTTGCAGAAGACGCTGGTGCGCGAGATGCGCGGACGGATCAAGGAGGACGATTCCAGCGTGCCGTCGCCGGACGGGCCTTTCGCCTATTTCCGCAGATTCCGAGAGGGCGGGCAGCACGAGCTGTTCGGCCGCATGCCGCGCAACGGCGGAAACGAGCATATCGTACTCGACGGCGACGCGCTCGCCAAAGACCACAAATATTTCAAGTTCGGCGGCAGCCGGCACTCATACGATCACAAGCTGCAGGCCTGGAGCGCCGACACCAAGGGCTCGGAATATTTTTCGATCCGCGTGCGCGACTGGGCGACGGGGAAGGATCTCGGCGATCTCGTCGAGGAGACCGATGGCGGCGTGGTCTGGGCCGCCGACTGCAAGAGCTTCTTCTATGTGAAGCTCGACGACAATCATCGGCCGATGCAGGTGTGGCGGCACAGGCTCGGCACCAAACAGGCCGACGACACGCTGGTCTATGAGGAGCAGGATTCCGGCTGGTTCACCCATCTGCACGAAAGCACCAGCGGCCGCTTCTGCGTGATCGCGGGCGGCGATCACGAAACCTCGGAGCAGCGGCTGATCGACCTCGCCAACCCCGAATCGCCGCCACGCCTGGTCGCGGCGCGCGAGGAGGGTGTGCAATATTCGCTCGCCGACCGTGGCGACGAGCTGTTCATCCTCACCAATGCCGACGACGCCATCGACTTCAAGATCGTCACCGCGCCGCTCGCGTCGCCCGAGCGCAAGAACTGGCGCGACCTGATCCCGTATCGTCCCGGCATCTACATCATCGACCTCGATCTCTATGCCGGCCATCTGGTGCGGCTGGAGCGCGCCAACGCGCTGCCGTCGATCGTGATCCGCGATCTCGCCGGCGGGGACGAGCACGCCATCGCCTTCGACGAGGCCGCCTATTCGCTCGATACGATGGGCTCCTACGAGTTCGAGACGACCAACTTGCGCTTCTCCTATTCGTCGATGACGACGCCGTCGGAAGTCTATGACTACGACATGGTCAAGCGCACGCGCGCGTTGCGCAAGCGCCAGGAAATCCCGTCCGGCCATAATGCGGCCGACTACGTCACCACGCGCATCATGGCGAAGGCGCATGACGGCGCCGAGGTGCCGGTGTCGATCCTTTATCGCCACGGGCTCAAGCTCGACGGCACGGCGCCGCTATTGCTCTACGGTTACGGCTCCTACGGGATGGCGATGCCGGCCTCGTTCAGCGCCAACCGCCTGTCGCTGGTCGATCGCGGCTTCGTCTACGCCATCGCCCATATCCGCGGCGGCGCCGACAAGGGCTGGGGCTGGTATCTCGACGGCAAGCGCGAGAAGAAGACGAACTCGTTCGACGACTTTGCCGCCAGCGCCCGCGCGCTGATCGCCGCGAAATACACCAGCGCCAAGCGTATCGTCGGTCATGGCGGCTCGGCCGGCGGCATGCTGATGGGTGCCGTGGCGAACCGCGCCGGCGAGTTGTTCGCCGGCATCGTCGCGGAGGTGCCGTTCGTCGACGTGCTCAACACCATGCTCGACGACACGCTGCCGCTGACGCCGCCGGAATGGCCGGAATGGGGCAACCCGATCGAGAGCGAGAAGGACTTTCGGACCATTCTGTCGTACTCGCCCTACGACAATGTCGCGGCGAAGGAGTACCCGGCGATTTTGGCGATGGGCGGATTGACCGATCCGCGCGTCACCTATTGGGAGCCCGCAAAGTGGATCGCGCGCTTGCGCGCCACCATGAGCGGCGGCGGCCCGGTCCTGCTGCGCACCAACATGGGCGCCGGCCATGGCGGCGCGTCGGGACGGTTCGACCGGCTCGATGAGGTGGCGATCGTGTATGCGTTCGCGCTGTGGGCAGCGGGGATGGCGGAGGCCTGA
- a CDS encoding MBOAT family protein: MLFNSYPFILLFLPAVLAGYFWLGRRSNLAPAIWLALASLTFYAIGSWQFVALLLLSIAFNYGIGHLLIVAELAPTQRKATLALGVAGDLLVLGIFKYAGFATENINALLGTHLAIHILLPVGISFYTFTQIAFLVDAYRGQVAAYALPHYALFVTYFPHLIAGPILHHKDMIPQFAREETKHPDAHLMLCGVIIFAIGLFKKTCLADGIQPLVALAFEARSPSFDQAWCGALAYTFQLYFDFSGYSDMAIGISLMFGIFLPVNFNSPYKATSIVDFWRRWHMTLSQFLRDYLYIPLGGNRRGRVLRYVNLLVTMLLGGLWHGAAWTFVVWGALHGAYLCVNHAFNALVPDVPALFARPARIAGAVLTFLAVVVAWVFFRAESVAWALRILHAMADPANIVFGREEIAALVMIAVYAALVWLAPNTQDIMGYDHGNRRVGEPLRAGRMRPLVLYAASLVLAFGVLGIQSHSEFIYFRF, from the coding sequence ATGCTGTTCAACTCCTATCCTTTCATCCTGCTGTTCCTCCCCGCTGTGCTCGCCGGCTATTTCTGGCTGGGGCGGCGCAGCAATCTGGCCCCGGCGATCTGGCTGGCGCTGGCCTCGCTCACCTTCTATGCGATCGGAAGCTGGCAATTCGTGGCCCTGCTGCTGCTCTCGATCGCGTTCAATTATGGCATCGGCCATCTCCTCATCGTGGCGGAGCTCGCCCCAACGCAACGCAAGGCCACGCTCGCGCTCGGCGTTGCCGGCGATCTCCTCGTGCTCGGCATCTTCAAATATGCCGGCTTTGCCACTGAGAACATCAACGCTTTGCTCGGCACGCATCTTGCGATTCACATCCTGCTGCCGGTCGGCATCTCCTTCTACACCTTCACGCAGATCGCGTTCCTGGTGGACGCGTATCGCGGCCAGGTCGCAGCTTATGCGCTACCGCATTACGCCCTCTTCGTGACCTATTTTCCGCATCTGATCGCGGGGCCGATCCTTCACCACAAGGACATGATCCCGCAATTCGCTCGCGAGGAGACCAAGCATCCCGACGCGCATCTCATGCTCTGCGGCGTCATCATCTTCGCCATCGGCCTGTTCAAGAAGACCTGCCTTGCCGACGGCATCCAGCCGCTGGTTGCGCTTGCCTTCGAGGCGCGCTCGCCGAGCTTCGACCAGGCCTGGTGTGGCGCGCTCGCCTACACGTTCCAGCTCTATTTCGACTTCTCCGGCTACTCCGACATGGCGATCGGGATCTCGCTGATGTTCGGCATCTTCCTGCCGGTCAATTTCAACTCGCCCTACAAGGCCACCAGCATCGTCGATTTCTGGCGGCGCTGGCACATGACGCTGTCGCAGTTCCTGCGCGACTATCTCTACATCCCGCTCGGCGGTAACAGGCGCGGCCGCGTGCTGCGCTACGTCAACCTGCTGGTCACGATGCTGCTCGGCGGCCTCTGGCACGGCGCGGCCTGGACTTTTGTCGTGTGGGGCGCGCTGCACGGCGCCTATCTCTGCGTCAACCATGCCTTCAACGCGCTGGTGCCTGATGTTCCGGCATTGTTTGCGCGCCCGGCTCGCATCGCCGGGGCCGTGCTGACCTTTCTCGCTGTCGTCGTCGCCTGGGTGTTCTTCCGCGCCGAGAGCGTCGCATGGGCGCTGCGGATCCTCCACGCCATGGCCGATCCAGCGAATATCGTGTTCGGCCGCGAGGAGATCGCGGCGCTGGTGATGATTGCGGTCTACGCGGCGCTGGTCTGGCTGGCGCCCAACACGCAGGACATCATGGGCTATGATCACGGCAACCGCCGGGTCGGCGAGCCCTTGCGGGCCGGGCGCATGCGGCCGCTGGTCCTCTATGCGGCATCGCTGGTGCTCGCCTTCGGCGTGCTGGGCATCCAGAGCCACAGCGAATTCATCTATTTCCGGTTCTGA
- a CDS encoding aminotransferase class V-fold PLP-dependent enzyme, producing MTVRAGREFLAIPGPTTMPDEVLRAMHRPAIDIYSKEMHDLTDSLLGDISNLFATKGKSYIYIANGHGAWEAALSNVLSRGDKVLVLESGRFAIGWGNAAALMGAEVEVLKGDWRRAVRPHEVEERLRRDKEHSIKAVVVVQVDTASGVQNDIEAIGKAIKAAGHPALYMVDTVASLGCMPFEMDKWGVDVAMSGSQKGLMTPPGLGFVAANARALEVHKKANLSTPYWSWSEREGTENYRKYAGTAPVHLLFALRQAIDMLHAEGLENAFRRHSLLGEAARRAVSVWAEGQVLGFNVAEANERSNTVTTVTMSNGHDPAVLQRYCKDKCGVVLGTGIGDLSGQAFRIAHMGHVNAPMLLGTLGVVEIALNALKIPHGKGGLEAAVSYLGEEVAA from the coding sequence ATGACCGTTCGCGCGGGCCGGGAATTTCTGGCCATCCCCGGGCCCACCACGATGCCCGACGAGGTGCTGCGGGCGATGCACCGCCCGGCGATCGACATCTACTCCAAGGAGATGCACGATCTGACCGACAGCCTGCTCGGCGACATCTCGAACCTGTTTGCGACCAAGGGCAAGTCCTACATCTACATCGCCAACGGTCACGGCGCCTGGGAAGCCGCGCTCAGCAACGTGCTGTCGCGCGGCGACAAGGTGCTGGTGCTGGAGAGCGGACGCTTCGCGATCGGCTGGGGCAATGCGGCAGCCTTGATGGGCGCCGAGGTCGAGGTGCTCAAGGGCGACTGGCGCCGTGCGGTCCGTCCGCACGAGGTCGAGGAGCGCCTGCGCCGCGACAAGGAGCACAGCATCAAGGCCGTCGTGGTCGTCCAGGTCGACACGGCTTCGGGCGTGCAGAACGACATCGAGGCGATCGGCAAGGCGATCAAGGCGGCCGGCCATCCCGCGCTGTACATGGTCGATACTGTCGCCTCGCTCGGCTGCATGCCGTTCGAGATGGACAAATGGGGCGTCGACGTCGCGATGTCCGGTTCGCAGAAGGGCCTGATGACGCCGCCCGGCCTCGGCTTCGTCGCCGCCAATGCCCGCGCGCTCGAGGTGCACAAGAAGGCCAATCTGTCGACACCCTATTGGAGCTGGAGCGAGCGCGAGGGCACCGAGAACTATCGCAAATATGCCGGCACCGCGCCGGTGCATCTGTTGTTCGCGCTGCGCCAGGCGATCGACATGCTGCACGCCGAAGGGCTTGAGAACGCCTTCCGCCGCCACAGCCTGCTCGGCGAGGCCGCGCGCCGCGCGGTTTCGGTCTGGGCCGAAGGCCAGGTGCTCGGCTTCAACGTCGCGGAGGCGAACGAGCGCTCCAACACCGTGACGACGGTGACCATGAGCAACGGCCATGACCCGGCGGTGCTGCAACGCTATTGCAAGGACAAATGCGGCGTGGTGCTCGGCACCGGCATCGGCGATCTCTCCGGACAAGCCTTCCGCATCGCCCATATGGGCCATGTCAACGCGCCGATGCTGCTCGGCACGCTCGGGGTGGTCGAGATCGCCCTGAACGCACTGAAGATCCCCCACGGCAAGGGCGGGCTGGAAGCGGCGGTGTCGTATCTCGGTGAAGAGGTGGCGGCGTAA
- a CDS encoding thermonuclease family protein has translation MLRKFLIALCFLVPSLAEAADITGTAKIRDGDSVVIGNTRIRLGGVDAPSSDQLCLNTKGERWTCGVAARDELAKYTEGKTWVCHARSIDRRGRTVARCDVGGEDIQKWLVRSGWALAYTRISHDYEPDEVAAREAKAGMWQGAFIAPWDWRVRNKKTPILGATKPPEGAHAVLLASASGPVAPSPDCTIKGNVNTSGECIYHQPTSRWYTQIKMKISKGTRWFCSVEEAEAAGCRETKR, from the coding sequence ATGTTGCGAAAATTCCTGATTGCGCTGTGTTTCCTCGTCCCGTCGCTGGCCGAGGCCGCCGACATCACCGGCACGGCGAAGATCCGCGACGGCGATTCCGTTGTGATCGGCAACACGCGGATCCGGCTCGGCGGCGTCGACGCGCCGTCGTCCGACCAGCTCTGCCTCAACACCAAGGGCGAGCGCTGGACCTGCGGCGTCGCCGCCCGCGACGAGCTCGCCAAATACACCGAGGGCAAGACCTGGGTCTGCCATGCCCGATCGATCGATCGGCGTGGCCGCACCGTGGCGCGCTGCGACGTCGGCGGCGAGGACATCCAGAAATGGCTGGTGCGCAGCGGCTGGGCGCTGGCCTATACCCGCATCTCCCATGATTACGAGCCAGATGAGGTTGCCGCGCGTGAGGCAAAAGCCGGGATGTGGCAGGGCGCCTTCATCGCACCCTGGGACTGGCGGGTGCGCAACAAGAAGACCCCGATCCTGGGCGCGACCAAGCCGCCGGAGGGCGCGCATGCAGTGCTGCTCGCGTCCGCCTCGGGCCCCGTCGCGCCCTCGCCGGACTGCACCATCAAGGGCAACGTCAACACATCGGGCGAGTGCATCTATCACCAGCCGACCAGCCGCTGGTACACGCAGATCAAGATGAAGATCAGCAAGGGCACCCGCTGGTTCTGCTCGGTGGAAGAGGCGGAAGCGGCCGGCTGCCGGGAGACTAAGAGATAA
- a CDS encoding caspase family protein — translation MNLRQLDISRRTIAVAAALIGTVSLVIGAHAALNMRALDAAKAVSTDQVTGSIGQTSRLALVIGNGHYPDASAPLTQSINDARALSSSLRKSGFDVDMVEDATKDDMIRAVNRLKSRIKPDTVVMLFFGGFGVQAGRESYMLPVDAVIWKESDVRRHGVSIEGVLDMMKQQGAKAKLVVVDASRRNPYERRFRSYSHGLAPISAPDNALILSSASPGKVVDDGKGEHSVLISELLGNLNAQSSSAEAVFNKTRVAISRASEGDQVPTVSSSLLEDVQFDQAGG, via the coding sequence ATGAATTTAAGGCAGCTCGACATTTCCCGACGCACGATCGCAGTCGCCGCAGCCCTCATCGGCACAGTCTCGCTTGTGATCGGCGCCCATGCTGCCCTCAACATGCGTGCGCTCGATGCCGCCAAGGCCGTCTCGACCGACCAGGTCACCGGCTCGATCGGCCAGACCTCGCGCCTCGCCCTCGTCATCGGCAATGGACATTACCCCGACGCCAGCGCGCCGCTGACGCAGTCGATCAACGACGCCCGCGCGCTGTCCTCGAGCCTGCGCAAGAGCGGCTTTGACGTCGACATGGTGGAAGACGCGACCAAGGACGACATGATCCGCGCCGTCAACCGCCTGAAGTCGCGGATCAAGCCCGACACCGTCGTCATGCTGTTCTTCGGCGGCTTCGGTGTGCAGGCCGGCCGCGAGAGCTACATGCTGCCGGTCGATGCCGTGATCTGGAAGGAAAGCGACGTCCGACGCCATGGCGTGTCCATCGAGGGCGTGCTCGACATGATGAAGCAGCAGGGCGCCAAGGCCAAGCTGGTCGTCGTCGACGCCTCCCGCCGCAATCCCTATGAGCGCCGCTTCCGCTCCTACAGCCACGGTCTTGCGCCGATCAGCGCGCCCGACAATGCGCTGATCCTGTCCTCGGCCTCGCCCGGCAAGGTCGTCGATGACGGCAAGGGCGAGCACAGCGTGCTGATCAGTGAGCTGCTCGGCAATCTCAATGCGCAGAGCAGCAGCGCCGAAGCCGTCTTCAACAAGACCCGCGTCGCCATCTCCCGCGCCTCCGAAGGCGACCAGGTCCCGACCGTGTCGTCCTCGCTGCTCGAAGACGTGCAGTTCGATCAGGCCGGCGGCTAG
- a CDS encoding HlyD family efflux transporter periplasmic adaptor subunit, whose translation MRPLPARFLSRHLVALTGLLLLSAPFARAAEDEAPKGPAVTVLKAAKSCFSDIVEATGTIIAREETSVRPERPGLKVTEVLAEAGDTITAGQVLARLALPEGGTLQVTAPVAGVIATSTAQIGNFASAKGEALFTIVARSEYDLVGLVATTDIGKLAVGQQATVRIAGAGDLDGKVRRIGPTVEPNIQQGMVYIGISSQKRLLLNASGRALIKTGQSCNVAVPLTAVQYSSAGTVVQVIRRNRVETKRVEIGLMSGGNIEVRDGLNEGDIVIARAGALLREGDPVRPAMAAEAAK comes from the coding sequence ATGCGTCCATTGCCTGCGCGTTTCCTCTCCAGACATCTCGTTGCGCTCACCGGACTATTGCTGCTGTCCGCTCCATTCGCGCGCGCCGCCGAAGACGAGGCGCCGAAGGGGCCGGCGGTCACGGTGCTGAAGGCGGCAAAATCCTGCTTCTCCGACATCGTCGAGGCGACGGGCACGATCATCGCGCGCGAAGAAACCTCGGTGCGGCCCGAGCGTCCCGGCCTGAAGGTGACGGAGGTGCTGGCGGAAGCCGGCGACACCATTACGGCCGGCCAGGTGCTGGCGCGGCTGGCGCTGCCCGAAGGCGGCACGCTTCAGGTCACCGCGCCGGTGGCAGGCGTGATCGCGACCTCGACGGCGCAGATCGGCAATTTCGCCTCGGCCAAGGGCGAAGCCCTGTTCACGATCGTGGCGCGCAGCGAATACGACCTCGTCGGCCTGGTCGCGACCACCGATATCGGCAAGCTCGCGGTTGGCCAGCAGGCGACGGTGCGCATCGCCGGCGCCGGCGATCTCGACGGCAAGGTGCGCCGCATCGGGCCGACCGTCGAGCCGAACATCCAGCAGGGCATGGTCTATATCGGCATCTCCTCGCAGAAGCGGCTCTTGCTGAACGCGAGCGGGCGCGCGCTGATCAAGACCGGGCAGAGCTGCAACGTCGCGGTACCGCTTACCGCCGTGCAATATTCCTCCGCCGGCACCGTGGTGCAGGTGATCCGCCGCAACCGCGTCGAGACCAAGCGCGTCGAGATCGGCTTGATGTCGGGCGGCAATATCGAGGTCCGCGACGGCCTCAACGAAGGCGACATCGTCATCGCCCGCGCTGGCGCGCTCTTGCGCGAAGGCGATCCGGTACGCCCGGCGATGGCCGCGGAAGCGGCGAAGTAG
- a CDS encoding beta-propeller fold lactonase family protein — MLRPIRRSASRAAIATLAFFALIPGVRPGMAETFAYVGNADSNDISVFKLADNGEMTAVQTAAFTGVEKPGSSTPLAITPDHRVLIAGVRSQPFLAVSFAIDPKTGQLSHIGNGPLADSMANIAVDHGGKFLFSASYGGNKVALNPLAANGVVGEPKQVIPTGLNAHAFLPSPDNRFAFATNLGSDQVLGFAFDATAGTLTPNDPPAYKVPDKSGPRHFVFHPNGKFVYMIHELNGDVAAFTYEAKSGAWDEIQRTTALPEGFTGKESGKKPWAADIHITPDGRFLYASERTTSTIAAYKVDATSGKLTTIGSVPTEKQPRGFHIDPSSRYLAAVGELSDSMTVYAIDQSSGALGKLKSYPTGKKPNWVEFLSLP; from the coding sequence ATGTTGAGACCGATACGCCGCAGCGCATCGCGCGCTGCGATCGCCACTCTCGCTTTCTTCGCCCTCATCCCTGGAGTCCGCCCCGGCATGGCCGAGACCTTCGCTTATGTCGGCAACGCCGACAGCAACGACATCAGCGTGTTCAAGCTCGCCGACAACGGCGAGATGACGGCGGTGCAGACCGCCGCCTTCACCGGCGTCGAGAAGCCCGGCTCCTCGACGCCGCTCGCGATCACGCCCGACCACCGCGTGCTGATCGCCGGCGTGCGCTCGCAGCCGTTCCTCGCGGTGAGCTTTGCGATCGACCCCAAGACAGGACAGCTCAGCCACATCGGCAACGGGCCGCTCGCCGACAGCATGGCGAACATCGCCGTCGACCACGGCGGCAAATTCCTGTTCAGCGCCTCCTATGGCGGCAACAAGGTCGCGCTCAATCCGCTTGCTGCCAACGGCGTCGTTGGTGAGCCGAAGCAGGTGATTCCGACCGGCCTCAACGCGCACGCCTTCCTGCCCTCGCCCGACAACCGTTTCGCGTTCGCGACCAATCTCGGCTCGGACCAGGTGCTGGGCTTTGCATTCGATGCCACCGCCGGCACGCTGACGCCGAACGATCCGCCGGCCTACAAGGTGCCGGACAAATCGGGGCCGCGACACTTCGTGTTCCATCCCAACGGCAAGTTCGTGTACATGATCCACGAGCTGAACGGCGATGTCGCCGCCTTCACCTATGAGGCCAAGAGCGGCGCATGGGACGAGATCCAGCGCACCACCGCATTGCCGGAAGGATTCACCGGCAAGGAGTCTGGTAAGAAGCCCTGGGCCGCCGACATCCACATCACGCCCGACGGCCGCTTCCTCTACGCCTCCGAGCGCACCACCAGCACGATCGCCGCCTACAAGGTCGATGCGACCAGCGGCAAGCTGACCACGATCGGCAGCGTGCCGACCGAGAAGCAGCCGCGCGGCTTCCACATCGATCCCTCCAGCCGCTATCTCGCCGCGGTCGGCGAGCTCTCCGACAGCATGACGGTCTATGCGATCGACCAGTCGAGCGGCGCGCTGGGGAAACTGAAATCCTATCCGACCGGAAAGAAGCCGAACTGGGTGGAGTTCTTGAGCCTGCCGTGA